In the genome of Desulfitobacterium chlororespirans DSM 11544, one region contains:
- a CDS encoding CoA transferase — protein sequence MKRKEIPQFGNLHGVKVLSTGTNIAGPFASTLLAEQGADVIQIESTLMPDMLRRQGDTWTVEHRNNRTMALNIVSEEGREVLFKLIKESHILIESSKGGTWEKWGLTDEALWQVNPQLVIAHVSGFGQTGEQEYVSRASFDTIGQAFSGYMAINGMPDPAPPYAAKPYTCDYVTALFTAWSITAALFRAWNTGIGESIDIAQFEVMARIQANALMDGLNHGKQAPRLGSYGTPLVALANVQQCGDGNWVVTGFGGQGVFKRVEELWGLADDPDFAEPHGTMQKSDGVRAEKFVKAAQEFFQSHRAEEAADILNKIQVPCSVIMTYEMMSKNSHYQARNTFAEWYDPNTGKVVKGINTIPKFKNNPSQIFRGGPTYGMDNEDVLTELGYSEDQVSELYAKEIIRKKW from the coding sequence GTGAAAAGAAAGGAAATTCCTCAATTCGGAAATTTGCATGGAGTCAAAGTCTTAAGCACGGGAACCAATATTGCCGGTCCCTTTGCCAGCACCTTATTAGCAGAGCAGGGAGCCGATGTGATTCAGATAGAAAGCACATTGATGCCGGATATGTTACGCAGGCAGGGCGACACTTGGACGGTGGAACACAGAAACAACCGGACGATGGCCTTGAATATTGTTTCTGAAGAAGGCCGGGAAGTACTGTTTAAGCTGATTAAGGAGAGCCATATTCTGATTGAATCCTCTAAAGGGGGCACCTGGGAAAAATGGGGGCTTACCGACGAAGCGCTCTGGCAGGTCAATCCCCAGCTGGTCATTGCCCATGTCTCCGGATTCGGTCAGACCGGTGAGCAAGAGTATGTATCCCGGGCCTCCTTTGATACCATCGGTCAGGCGTTCAGCGGTTATATGGCCATTAATGGCATGCCGGATCCGGCCCCCCCCTATGCCGCCAAACCCTATACCTGCGATTATGTCACAGCCCTGTTTACCGCCTGGTCCATAACGGCTGCCCTGTTTCGCGCCTGGAATACAGGGATTGGGGAAAGCATTGATATCGCTCAGTTTGAAGTGATGGCCCGTATCCAAGCCAACGCTCTCATGGATGGGCTTAATCATGGCAAGCAGGCCCCTAGGCTGGGATCTTACGGAACTCCCCTGGTTGCTTTAGCCAATGTCCAGCAGTGTGGGGACGGCAATTGGGTGGTGACCGGTTTTGGCGGTCAAGGAGTATTCAAGCGTGTTGAGGAGCTATGGGGATTAGCGGATGACCCGGATTTTGCCGAACCCCACGGAACCATGCAGAAAAGCGATGGTGTGAGAGCGGAAAAATTCGTCAAAGCGGCCCAGGAGTTTTTTCAAAGCCATAGGGCAGAAGAAGCAGCGGATATCCTCAATAAAATCCAGGTTCCCTGCAGTGTGATCATGACCTACGAGATGATGAGCAAGAACTCACATTATCAAGCCAGAAACACCTTTGCCGAGTGGTATGACCCTAACACCGGGAAAGTAGTGAAAGGGATCAATACCATCCCTAAATTTAAAAACAATCCTAGTCAGATTTTCCGGGGGGGTCCAACCTACGGCATGGATAACGAAGATGTTTTAACAGAATTGGGCTATAGCGAAGATCAAGTCAGTGAACTCTATGCCAAAGAAATCATCAGGAAAAAATGGTAA
- a CDS encoding sigma-54-dependent Fis family transcriptional regulator produces MSEKTQEDVLLAWQTFISRGIILEDKVRPIIARSWQRCLSYGLDPWSSDFPKCSDTLLTEKRREYEPLRFRVKPVMELLFALLHCNISICDGEGFVFDLITPLKSYPRTLGTYIKESTCGNGAMTIALHEKVPVRIDGYEKYRVISHPYSSVCSPIVMNGEVLGAINATSPFGALPQEAFGLITAAGKLIESLLFEINSPSLSENFQPWQELIDCSSWAVIFLDEENRIAAANTVARQELGYGHEVQWLNQSIEEVLIDKSDSAYLTRDDDGQPKPPQIRFKVHDSRGGAIRPMELIRKNGIELVQGQYRRVLLLDPGLPAQGGSVNPGQSVSNYLVNNHSQEVEFLGKGEEWKKIKELVSRTSPFPSSVLLLGETGTGKEVLARTIHRLSQRQGNFVAVNCGAIPRELLQSELFGYVGGAFTGARSGGSVGKFEHAHKGTLFLDEIGEMPMDMQVSLLRFLQERTVTKINSNHPKPVDVRIIAATNKNMYDLVGQGLFREDLYYRLNVIEINIPPLRERSEDISMLAQFFVAELCKQFNIHPKKIDEATMETLCRHLWPGNVRELKNVMEKAVVMTAGDTITPDVLPKQIFQTVNPLSPQPADKPGAESEEMSERDYILHMLEQHGGNVAQTAKSLHIARNTLYRRLLKHNIQLKVQPVQRK; encoded by the coding sequence ATGTCGGAGAAAACCCAGGAAGATGTGCTTTTAGCGTGGCAAACCTTTATATCTCGCGGAATCATTCTGGAAGATAAAGTCCGGCCGATTATTGCGAGGTCTTGGCAGCGTTGTTTAAGCTACGGGTTGGATCCATGGTCTTCGGACTTTCCTAAATGCTCAGATACACTTTTAACAGAAAAACGGCGGGAATACGAACCCTTGCGTTTTCGGGTCAAGCCTGTCATGGAACTTTTATTTGCGCTGCTTCATTGCAATATATCCATTTGCGATGGGGAAGGTTTTGTTTTCGATTTAATTACGCCTTTGAAATCTTACCCCCGAACTCTGGGTACCTATATTAAAGAATCCACCTGTGGTAACGGCGCTATGACCATTGCCCTGCATGAGAAGGTTCCGGTACGGATCGACGGGTATGAAAAATACAGGGTGATTTCCCATCCTTACTCAAGCGTATGCTCCCCCATTGTGATGAATGGGGAAGTCCTTGGCGCCATCAACGCCACAAGCCCTTTTGGGGCGCTTCCCCAAGAAGCCTTTGGGCTGATCACCGCTGCGGGGAAACTGATTGAGAGTTTATTGTTTGAAATAAACAGCCCAAGCCTCTCCGAAAACTTCCAGCCCTGGCAGGAGTTAATAGACTGCTCTTCCTGGGCCGTTATCTTTCTTGATGAGGAGAATAGGATAGCGGCGGCCAACACGGTTGCCCGCCAGGAATTAGGATATGGGCATGAAGTGCAATGGCTGAACCAGTCCATAGAAGAGGTGCTCATTGATAAAAGCGATTCAGCTTATTTGACAAGGGACGATGATGGACAACCAAAACCGCCCCAGATCAGATTTAAGGTTCATGACAGCCGCGGCGGGGCAATCCGTCCCATGGAGCTGATCCGTAAAAATGGTATTGAGCTTGTGCAGGGGCAGTACCGGCGGGTGCTGCTGCTGGATCCGGGATTACCGGCTCAGGGCGGGTCGGTTAATCCGGGTCAATCCGTCTCCAACTATTTGGTTAATAATCACTCTCAAGAGGTTGAGTTTCTTGGCAAGGGTGAGGAATGGAAAAAGATTAAGGAATTGGTGAGCAGGACCAGTCCTTTTCCCTCCAGTGTGTTACTGCTTGGCGAGACGGGAACAGGCAAGGAAGTTCTCGCCCGGACGATTCACAGATTAAGCCAAAGGCAGGGCAATTTTGTCGCTGTTAATTGCGGCGCCATTCCCAGAGAACTGCTGCAAAGCGAGTTGTTTGGCTATGTAGGGGGGGCGTTTACCGGAGCCAGGTCCGGCGGGTCCGTAGGAAAATTCGAACATGCCCATAAAGGAACGCTTTTTTTAGATGAGATCGGCGAAATGCCTATGGATATGCAGGTCAGCCTTTTGAGATTTTTGCAGGAACGCACAGTGACCAAAATTAACTCCAATCATCCCAAGCCTGTGGATGTCAGGATTATCGCCGCCACCAATAAGAATATGTACGACTTGGTGGGTCAGGGACTTTTTCGCGAAGATCTATATTACCGGCTGAATGTGATTGAGATTAATATTCCTCCCCTCCGGGAGAGAAGTGAAGATATCTCCATGCTGGCCCAGTTTTTTGTTGCCGAATTATGCAAGCAGTTTAATATCCACCCCAAAAAGATCGACGAAGCTACCATGGAGACCCTTTGCCGGCATCTTTGGCCCGGCAATGTCAGGGAGCTCAAAAATGTGATGGAAAAAGCTGTAGTGATGACAGCGGGTGATACGATCACACCGGATGTTCTTCCTAAGCAAATTTTCCAGACCGTTAACCCCCTTTCGCCCCAGCCTGCCGACAAGCCCGGGGCTGAGTCAGAGGAGATGAGCGAAAGGGACTATATCCTGCACATGTTGGAACAGCATGGCGGCAATGTTGCTCAAACAGCAAAATCATTGCATATTGCCCGCAATACCTTATATAGAAGATTGCTGAAGCATAATATCCAACTTAAGGTGCAGCCTGTGCAAAGAAAGTGA
- a CDS encoding DUF2284 domain-containing protein, producing the protein MSQAITKMLGYLETLGVNHSAHIDTRDISFNPDFRKQCEQNVCGNYQKNWMCPPNVGDFAELKEKALQYKQGILFQTVHQLEDSFDFEGMQEGMAEQSRILRTFLGWIEENSLITDFLSLGIGPCPVCSRCSILDGQECRLPEQAVASVEAYGIDVTSLVKHYGIPYNNGVNTVSYVSLVLF; encoded by the coding sequence ATGAGTCAGGCAATCACGAAAATGTTAGGTTATTTAGAAACCCTTGGTGTTAACCATAGCGCTCATATTGATACCCGGGATATTTCCTTTAATCCTGATTTTCGCAAGCAATGCGAGCAAAATGTGTGCGGCAACTACCAAAAGAACTGGATGTGTCCCCCTAATGTGGGGGACTTTGCAGAGCTAAAAGAAAAAGCCCTCCAGTATAAACAGGGCATACTGTTCCAGACCGTGCATCAGTTGGAGGACTCCTTTGATTTTGAAGGGATGCAGGAAGGAATGGCAGAGCAAAGCAGAATACTGAGAACATTTTTAGGATGGATCGAGGAAAATAGTCTGATCACGGACTTTCTATCCTTAGGTATTGGCCCATGTCCGGTCTGCAGCCGCTGCTCTATTCTTGACGGTCAGGAATGTCGGCTCCCTGAGCAGGCGGTGGCTTCGGTAGAGGCTTATGGAATCGATGTCACATCCTTGGTGAAGCATTACGGCATACCTTATAACAATGGTGTCAATACAGTATCCTATGTAAGCCTTGTCTTGTTTTAA
- a CDS encoding uroporphyrinogen decarboxylase family protein, with the protein MLTIKQNLLETIRGGNPDRFVNQYEFMDIILENPVDFMAPPGGSIKTGWGITFRWPEGQIGQFPVHDEEHKVLKDITKWRKQVKAPEIPDTDEAWAAAVEHANSIDRNEKYVTAFVAPGVFEMCHHLMSMEDALMALYEEPELMHELIDYLTEYELKLAEIICRRLKPDALFHHDDWGSQKSSFISPAMFEEFYLPAYKKIYSFYKQNGVELIVHHSDCYAANLVPFMIEMGIDIWQGVMTTNNTPELIKQYGGKISFMGDIDSGVVDFPTWTREIAAREAERACTNCGKHYFIPCLTQGLGFSSFPGVYDCVSEEIDKLSKKMF; encoded by the coding sequence ATGTTGACAATTAAACAAAACTTGTTGGAAACCATTCGCGGTGGCAATCCTGATCGGTTCGTTAATCAATATGAGTTTATGGACATCATTCTGGAAAATCCTGTGGATTTTATGGCTCCTCCCGGAGGATCCATCAAAACAGGCTGGGGTATCACCTTTAGATGGCCGGAAGGTCAAATCGGTCAATTTCCTGTCCATGATGAAGAGCATAAAGTCCTTAAAGATATCACCAAGTGGAGAAAACAAGTAAAAGCTCCTGAAATTCCTGATACAGATGAAGCCTGGGCAGCTGCTGTAGAGCATGCCAACAGCATCGATCGCAATGAAAAATATGTCACAGCTTTTGTCGCTCCAGGTGTGTTTGAAATGTGCCACCATCTCATGAGCATGGAAGATGCTTTAATGGCACTGTATGAGGAACCCGAGCTGATGCATGAGCTTATCGACTACCTCACTGAATATGAATTGAAACTGGCTGAAATCATTTGCCGCCGCCTCAAACCGGACGCGCTTTTCCACCATGACGACTGGGGCAGCCAAAAGAGCTCCTTCATTTCACCGGCTATGTTCGAGGAATTCTATCTCCCTGCTTACAAAAAGATCTACAGCTTCTATAAGCAAAACGGGGTTGAACTGATTGTTCATCATAGCGATTGTTATGCGGCCAATCTGGTACCCTTCATGATCGAAATGGGAATTGATATTTGGCAAGGGGTCATGACCACCAATAACACACCTGAGCTGATTAAGCAGTATGGCGGTAAGATCAGCTTCATGGGTGATATTGACAGCGGAGTGGTGGACTTCCCAACCTGGACCCGGGAAATTGCCGCCAGAGAAGCTGAGCGGGCTTGTACCAACTGCGGGAAGCATTACTTCATTCCTTGCTTAACTCAAGGTCTGGGCTTCAGCTCTTTCCCCGGTGTTTATGATTGCGTCAGTGAAGAAATCGATAAACTGAGCAAGAAAATGTTCTAA
- a CDS encoding corrinoid protein: protein MSKIAEVKAMVEAGKAKLVPGLVQEALDAGNAAGDILAGMIDSMSVVGDKFSAGELFVPEMLMAAKAMSKGVDVLKPHLTGDAAISLGTCVIGTVAGDLHDIGKNLVAMMLESVGFNVVDLGVDVSAEKFVDAVRENENVKIVACSGLLTTTMPAMKETVQSLKNSGLTGFKVIVGGAPVSQAMADEIGADGFAPDAGGAAVKAKELAHA from the coding sequence ATGTCTAAAATCGCAGAAGTTAAAGCTATGGTAGAAGCAGGGAAAGCGAAACTCGTTCCAGGTCTCGTTCAGGAAGCCCTGGATGCAGGCAATGCAGCAGGTGATATTCTGGCCGGGATGATTGATTCCATGAGTGTAGTAGGGGATAAGTTTTCCGCCGGAGAGCTTTTCGTACCGGAAATGCTCATGGCCGCCAAAGCCATGTCCAAGGGTGTGGATGTTCTGAAGCCCCACCTTACCGGGGATGCCGCCATCTCTTTAGGTACCTGTGTGATCGGCACCGTGGCAGGAGACTTGCACGACATTGGCAAAAACCTCGTAGCCATGATGCTGGAGAGCGTTGGCTTTAATGTCGTGGATCTGGGAGTCGATGTATCCGCAGAAAAATTTGTTGATGCTGTCAGAGAAAACGAGAATGTCAAAATCGTGGCTTGCTCAGGCCTGCTGACCACCACCATGCCTGCTATGAAAGAAACAGTTCAGTCCCTTAAAAACAGCGGTTTGACCGGATTTAAGGTCATCGTCGGCGGAGCTCCGGTATCCCAGGCCATGGCTGATGAGATCGGTGCCGATGGCTTTGCTCCCGATGCAGGCGGAGCTGCAGTTAAAGCCAAAGAATTGGCTCATGCCTAA
- a CDS encoding methyltetrahydrofolate cobalamin methyltransferase, producing MILIGEKINGAIPSVAKAIAAKDADFIRNLAKVQSEAGVDFLDVCASVDNDIELETLKWLIDLVQEVSDIPISIDSPNANVIAEAIKFCNKPGLINSVSMEGNKVEVIFPIIADTKWECVALLCDDTGIPQDTEKRLEVFGALMAKAKQYNIAPSRLHIDPLVQMLCTSEDGILAIMEVIKEIKAQYPKIHITGGASNISFNLPIRRLVNQAFIVLAMGAGMDSAIVDPTKQDLMGMIFATEALLGQDEYCMEYIGAYREGKFGQK from the coding sequence ATGATACTCATTGGTGAAAAAATTAATGGGGCGATTCCATCTGTAGCTAAAGCCATTGCCGCTAAAGATGCAGACTTTATTCGCAATCTGGCGAAAGTACAATCTGAAGCAGGTGTCGATTTCCTTGACGTCTGCGCTTCCGTAGATAATGACATCGAACTGGAAACCCTGAAATGGCTTATTGATTTGGTACAGGAGGTTTCCGATATTCCTATTTCTATAGACAGCCCCAACGCCAACGTGATCGCTGAAGCCATTAAATTCTGCAACAAACCGGGTCTGATTAATTCCGTATCCATGGAGGGGAATAAGGTTGAAGTGATCTTCCCCATCATCGCCGATACGAAATGGGAATGTGTCGCTCTTTTGTGTGATGACACAGGAATCCCTCAAGATACGGAAAAGCGTCTGGAAGTTTTCGGCGCTCTTATGGCTAAAGCCAAGCAATACAATATTGCCCCGTCACGTTTACACATTGACCCCTTGGTGCAAATGCTTTGCACCTCCGAGGATGGTATCCTGGCCATTATGGAAGTCATTAAGGAGATCAAAGCTCAATATCCTAAGATTCATATCACCGGCGGAGCCAGCAATATCTCCTTTAACCTGCCGATTCGCAGACTGGTCAATCAGGCCTTTATCGTCTTGGCGATGGGTGCAGGGATGGACAGTGCTATCGTCGATCCCACCAAGCAGGACCTGATGGGCATGATTTTTGCTACAGAAGCACTGCTTGGTCAGGACGAATACTGCATGGAATACATCGGAGCCTACCGGGAAGGTAAATTCGGACAGAAATAA
- a CDS encoding histidine kinase gives MPDSAMIQELAHRLAYLQGELDDLLRRWPAHSVKPELIILREELEEEIAEIKAQIARII, from the coding sequence ATGCCCGATAGCGCCATGATCCAGGAACTCGCCCATAGATTAGCTTATCTTCAGGGTGAGCTTGACGATCTCCTCAGGCGCTGGCCTGCTCATTCCGTGAAGCCGGAATTAATCATACTTCGGGAGGAGCTGGAAGAAGAGATAGCAGAGATCAAAGCGCAGATAGCCAGAATAATTTAG
- a CDS encoding DUF362 domain-containing protein, with product MAAFILEKLCHGCQRCLRACPNEAIKMVAHLPVVHPEQCDECEECMEVCMHGAITFRIEEESNHAR from the coding sequence ATGGCAGCATTTATATTGGAGAAGCTTTGTCATGGTTGCCAGCGCTGTCTAAGAGCTTGCCCTAATGAAGCGATTAAAATGGTTGCCCACCTCCCTGTTGTCCATCCAGAGCAATGTGATGAATGTGAAGAATGTATGGAGGTTTGCATGCATGGAGCCATTACCTTTCGCATAGAGGAGGAAAGCAATCATGCCCGATAG
- a CDS encoding rhodanese-like domain-containing protein, with protein MEQYFGLIALGVLMGAWMLVRSHRNKKFKISPDEAKRRLDTSKGIVLLDVRTEEEYRERHIPKSLLMPLNSLKAQAPKRLPDKNKEILVYCRSGNRSAAAVRILSKLGYVKVKNIGGIIHWPFETVSGK; from the coding sequence ATGGAACAATATTTTGGCTTAATTGCCCTGGGTGTCTTGATGGGTGCCTGGATGCTCGTACGGAGCCACCGCAATAAAAAATTTAAAATAAGTCCTGATGAAGCAAAAAGGCGCTTGGACACCAGCAAAGGAATCGTTCTTCTGGATGTGAGAACCGAGGAAGAATACAGGGAACGGCACATCCCCAAAAGCCTGTTGATGCCGTTGAATAGCTTGAAGGCCCAGGCGCCGAAAAGGCTGCCCGATAAAAATAAAGAGATTCTGGTGTATTGCCGGAGCGGCAATCGGAGCGCCGCCGCCGTCAGAATCTTATCTAAACTAGGTTATGTCAAGGTGAAAAATATCGGTGGTATTATCCATTGGCCCTTTGAAACGGTATCCGGGAAATAG
- a CDS encoding LysR family transcriptional regulator → MRIEQLEYVKEVANCKSLVEAARRLHVTQPCLTNAINSLEDELGVDIFIRSKAGAKLTLAGQEILKISGSILDQVDELYRLSAKHQSRQEVHLAIAPAVCNSAILEIIEDYQKTMPDAPIYVHETRPERIFTALTRSNRSIGVFNNSWLSAIDQAEFNIELLYEDKFRVFASCKSPFHGKESLTMQEVLEHYPVATPICDQDIMAGYLNHPKLSMLSTGLYNFSDRESLKNMVVSDKAIACLPSSFAYRDLYIENALWAPLKVSDFDASVNFYMAYPRRKLTHAESTFVGCIRAFYQRWEPVV, encoded by the coding sequence ATGCGCATTGAACAGCTGGAATATGTTAAGGAAGTCGCCAACTGCAAGTCTTTGGTGGAAGCGGCGAGAAGACTTCATGTGACCCAGCCCTGCCTGACCAATGCCATCAATAGTTTGGAAGATGAATTGGGTGTTGATATCTTCATTCGTTCCAAAGCGGGGGCTAAATTGACACTGGCCGGCCAGGAAATACTTAAAATCTCCGGGTCGATTCTCGACCAGGTTGATGAGTTATACAGATTATCGGCTAAACATCAATCCCGCCAGGAAGTCCATTTGGCGATTGCGCCGGCGGTATGCAACAGCGCGATTTTGGAGATCATCGAGGATTACCAAAAGACCATGCCTGATGCGCCGATTTATGTTCATGAAACTCGTCCGGAAAGAATTTTTACAGCTTTAACACGCTCAAACCGGTCGATCGGAGTGTTCAATAATTCATGGTTAAGTGCCATCGATCAGGCGGAGTTCAATATTGAATTGCTCTATGAAGATAAATTTCGCGTGTTTGCCAGCTGCAAGAGCCCGTTTCATGGAAAAGAGTCATTGACGATGCAAGAGGTTTTGGAACACTATCCTGTAGCTACGCCAATTTGCGACCAAGATATTATGGCAGGGTATCTCAATCACCCGAAATTGTCCATGCTCAGCACCGGTTTGTATAATTTCAGCGACCGGGAAAGCCTGAAAAATATGGTGGTCAGCGATAAAGCCATTGCCTGTCTTCCTTCAAGCTTTGCCTACCGGGATTTATATATAGAGAATGCCTTGTGGGCTCCCTTAAAAGTCAGCGATTTTGATGCCTCGGTTAATTTCTACATGGCTTATCCACGGCGCAAATTAACCCATGCTGAAAGCACTTTTGTCGGGTGTATACGCGCATTCTATCAAAGATGGGAGCCGGTCGTTTGA
- a CDS encoding universal stress protein, with amino-acid sequence MLQKILLAFDGSPNSLKAADYALIMAQTNHAEVEIIHVRESVTSYSTRVIYDAFEMEKELTSEAEEIMAQAIEKFKDTGVIFTTSIRTGDPAEVICEEAEKIGATEIVIGSRGMNAVSRFFLGSVSLKVLSHAHCTTIVVR; translated from the coding sequence ATGCTGCAAAAGATACTGCTTGCTTTTGATGGCTCCCCAAACTCACTTAAGGCGGCAGATTATGCCCTGATCATGGCCCAAACTAATCATGCTGAAGTAGAAATTATTCATGTGCGGGAATCTGTAACTTCTTATTCAACCCGAGTAATCTACGATGCCTTCGAAATGGAAAAAGAGTTAACCTCCGAGGCCGAAGAGATTATGGCCCAAGCCATCGAAAAATTTAAAGACACGGGGGTGATCTTTACTACCAGTATCCGGACAGGGGACCCGGCCGAAGTCATTTGTGAAGAAGCTGAAAAGATCGGCGCCACAGAAATAGTCATCGGCAGCCGCGGCATGAATGCCGTGTCCCGCTTCTTTCTTGGCAGTGTCAGCCTTAAAGTGCTGTCCCACGCTCATTGCACAACGATAGTCGTCCGCTAA
- a CDS encoding alkaline phosphatase family protein: MEFQLKPGPRLAEHVIVISYDAFSEGNWQLAQSLPNLEKLLQNGAYSTKLKSVYPTLTYTVHTTMVTGVYPDKHGIFHNNPFQPFIPEKEQEWFWFRDAIKVPTIYDAVKQHNLTAAGLLWPVSGKSSLRYNMPEVHAVRGENQAVKVLKNGSPLFCLGLELRYGRCRQGVEQPYLDDFTTRCAVDTIRRKKPNLLLVHLIELDDAKHRYGTDSKEVREAIIRMDERLGDIRRAVEEAGIQDNTVMMVIGDHGQLDVRYKVRLNRLLLEQGLIVAEGGKMQWRAYLQSAGGGAYLHIKEGDQKAEALALAVLEKALKTEQYGIEKILRRSELDDLHVEPSITTMVEAKRGYCFDDRLEAPVLLDLEAMNKKYATHGYLPDRENYRCNFIASGPGIKKNHSLGPLEMVDIAPTLGAVLGVEFTHGDGRILKEIFS, translated from the coding sequence ATGGAGTTTCAGTTAAAACCGGGTCCAAGGCTGGCCGAGCATGTCATCGTCATCTCTTATGACGCCTTTTCCGAAGGGAATTGGCAGCTGGCCCAATCCCTGCCTAACCTTGAAAAGCTGCTTCAAAATGGTGCCTACAGCACAAAGCTGAAAAGTGTCTACCCAACCCTGACCTACACCGTGCATACCACCATGGTGACCGGTGTTTATCCTGATAAACACGGTATCTTTCACAATAACCCCTTTCAGCCCTTTATTCCGGAAAAGGAGCAGGAATGGTTCTGGTTTCGGGATGCCATTAAAGTTCCGACGATTTACGATGCCGTGAAGCAGCATAACCTGACGGCAGCCGGACTTCTATGGCCTGTTTCGGGGAAGTCCTCTCTCAGGTATAATATGCCTGAAGTGCACGCTGTTCGCGGGGAAAATCAGGCTGTTAAGGTATTAAAGAATGGCAGCCCCTTGTTCTGTCTAGGTTTGGAGTTGCGCTACGGGCGCTGTCGCCAAGGGGTGGAGCAGCCCTATCTGGATGACTTTACAACCCGGTGTGCTGTGGATACCATCAGGAGAAAAAAACCCAATCTGCTGCTGGTGCACCTCATAGAGCTGGATGATGCCAAGCATAGATACGGAACGGACAGTAAAGAAGTAAGGGAGGCCATTATCCGTATGGATGAAAGGCTCGGCGACATCCGCAGAGCAGTGGAGGAAGCCGGTATTCAGGATAATACAGTGATGATGGTGATCGGGGATCATGGTCAATTGGATGTCCGCTATAAAGTCCGCCTCAATCGTCTTTTGCTGGAACAGGGGCTGATCGTTGCAGAAGGAGGCAAAATGCAGTGGCGGGCTTATCTGCAGAGCGCAGGGGGAGGGGCTTACCTTCATATTAAAGAGGGGGATCAGAAAGCTGAAGCCCTGGCCCTGGCCGTATTAGAAAAGGCCTTAAAAACAGAACAGTATGGTATTGAGAAAATTCTCCGCAGAAGTGAGCTGGACGATCTGCATGTGGAGCCATCCATAACCACTATGGTGGAGGCCAAAAGGGGATACTGCTTTGATGACAGGCTTGAGGCGCCGGTTCTTCTGGATTTGGAGGCCATGAACAAAAAGTATGCCACTCATGGTTACTTGCCGGATCGGGAAAACTATCGCTGCAATTTTATCGCATCAGGTCCCGGAATAAAAAAGAATCACTCCTTGGGTCCTCTCGAAATGGTCGATATAGCTCCGACTCTGGGAGCAGTTCTGGGAGTGGAGTTTACCCATGGCGATGGCAGGATTTTAAAGGAAATCTTCAGTTGA
- a CDS encoding zinc ribbon domain-containing protein YjdM, whose translation MVDFPKCPQCNSIYTYADGSGFVCPECGHEWTLASSTEPNEDHKTVKDAYGNVLNDGDTVTIIKDLKVKGSSSSIKIGTKVRNIRLIDGDHDIDCKIDGFGAMQLKSEFVKKV comes from the coding sequence ATGGTTGATTTTCCAAAATGCCCACAATGTAATTCAATTTATACTTACGCTGACGGAAGTGGTTTTGTCTGCCCGGAATGCGGTCATGAGTGGACCTTAGCATCAAGCACCGAGCCTAATGAAGATCACAAGACGGTTAAAGATGCTTATGGCAATGTCTTAAACGATGGCGATACGGTCACAATCATTAAAGACCTTAAAGTAAAAGGAAGTTCATCATCCATAAAGATCGGTACAAAAGTAAGGAACATTCGCCTGATTGATGGAGATCATGATATTGATTGTAAAATCGATGGTTTTGGAGCTATGCAATTAAAATCTGAATTCGTTAAGAAGGTATAA